A stretch of the Photobacterium sp. CCB-ST2H9 genome encodes the following:
- the fliR gene encoding flagellar biosynthetic protein FliR, translating into MHYPAEIILEWLANYFWPLTRIGAMMMSMTFFGARFVSMRIRLYLSLAVTFAVMPVLPAVPDTIPLLSFQGFLTTAQQVVIGVAMGLVTQFVTQTFVLLGQILGMQSSLGFASMVDPANGQNTPVLGQFYMMLAIMLFLATDGHLAMLNLVVLSFTTLPVGTSMLQAVDYQLLAGWFGLMFKAGLTMSLAGIIALLTVNLSFGVMTRAAPQLNIFSLGFSFALLLGLFISWYLLVGILAQYEDHWQLGTEQICSLIRLDC; encoded by the coding sequence ATGCATTATCCTGCAGAGATTATTCTTGAATGGCTGGCCAACTACTTCTGGCCGCTGACCCGGATCGGCGCCATGATGATGAGCATGACGTTCTTCGGTGCCCGTTTTGTCTCGATGCGGATTCGGCTTTACCTGTCTCTGGCTGTCACCTTTGCGGTGATGCCTGTCCTGCCGGCTGTGCCGGATACCATTCCGTTACTGTCATTTCAGGGATTCCTGACCACGGCTCAACAGGTGGTGATTGGCGTGGCGATGGGGCTGGTGACTCAGTTTGTGACCCAGACTTTTGTGTTGCTGGGCCAGATACTGGGGATGCAGTCGAGTCTGGGTTTTGCCTCCATGGTGGACCCGGCAAACGGCCAAAATACGCCGGTGCTGGGCCAGTTTTATATGATGCTGGCCATCATGCTCTTTCTGGCAACAGATGGTCATCTGGCGATGCTGAATCTGGTGGTGCTCAGTTTTACCACGCTGCCGGTGGGAACCTCCATGCTGCAAGCGGTTGATTACCAGCTGCTGGCGGGCTGGTTTGGTCTGATGTTTAAAGCCGGACTGACCATGTCGCTGGCCGGGATTATTGCGCTGCTGACTGTCAATCTGTCATTCGGCGTCATGACCCGGGCCGCGCCGCAGCTGAACATTTTCTCGCTGGGATTCTCGTTCGCCCTGTTACTGGGCTTATTTATCAGCTGGTATCTGCTGGTCGGGATTCTGGCGCAGTATGAAGATCACTGGCAGCTGGGCACAGAGCAAATCTGCAGCCTGATCCGGCTGGATTGCTGA
- the fliO gene encoding flagellar biosynthetic protein FliO has translation MTGKKIMLAAVLAFSGLPAFAAAPEIDMGATFGSLLLVLVLIVFLAWLLRRMKLPGVTGGDNGLQVIRQVVVGQRERIVLVQVGDEQLLIGVTPQNISMLTKLDQPLPVETRTGNGEFAQQLSKLLKKQ, from the coding sequence ATGACGGGAAAGAAAATCATGCTGGCCGCAGTGCTGGCTTTCTCCGGGCTGCCTGCTTTTGCCGCGGCACCAGAAATTGATATGGGCGCGACATTTGGGTCGCTGCTGCTGGTTCTGGTGCTGATTGTTTTTCTGGCCTGGCTGCTGCGCCGGATGAAACTGCCCGGGGTGACCGGGGGCGATAATGGCCTGCAGGTGATTCGTCAGGTGGTTGTCGGCCAGCGTGAGCGGATTGTGCTGGTTCAGGTCGGTGATGAACAACTATTGATTGGCGTCACGCCTCAGAACATTTCTATGCTGACCAAACTGGATCAGCCGCTGCCTGTCGAAACACGCACTGGCAACGGTGAGTTCGCTCAGCAACTCAGTAAGCTGTTGAAAAAACAATGA
- the flhB gene encoding flagellar biosynthesis protein FlhB translates to MADSDGQERTEQATPRRLQQAREKGQVPRSRELASVAVLVSGAVGLMWFGEMLATAMSEVMRKLFTLSREEVFDFTKLLSLTGDVILHMLWPLLLVLLFLFVAALIGASALGGITFSAEAARPKFSRMNPLSGLKRMMGKQSAVELVKSILKVSLVAGVAYFLMYSSLEGFFQLSIETYPGNIFHALTILLRFVLLICCSLLVVVAIDVPFQIWQHNEQLKMTKQEVKDEYKDVEGKPEVKGRIRMLQREMAQRRMMAEVPKADVVITNPEHFSVALRYDPKLDRAPVVVAKGTDHMAMKIREIANEYQIDIVPAPPLARSLYHSTELEQQIPDGLFAAVAQVLAYVFQLKQYRRGHGKRPKLSPVAMDIPSELRH, encoded by the coding sequence GTGGCTGATTCAGACGGTCAGGAACGTACAGAACAGGCAACCCCCCGAAGGTTGCAGCAGGCGCGGGAAAAGGGTCAGGTACCGCGCTCAAGAGAACTGGCGTCCGTCGCAGTCCTGGTTTCAGGCGCTGTGGGTCTGATGTGGTTTGGCGAAATGCTGGCGACTGCGATGAGCGAAGTCATGCGTAAGCTGTTTACCCTCAGTCGTGAAGAAGTGTTCGATTTCACCAAGCTGCTTTCGCTGACCGGAGATGTCATTCTGCACATGCTCTGGCCGTTGCTGCTGGTGCTGTTGTTTCTTTTTGTCGCAGCTCTGATTGGTGCTTCAGCCCTGGGCGGAATCACTTTTTCCGCTGAAGCCGCGCGCCCCAAGTTTTCCCGGATGAACCCGCTCAGCGGCTTGAAACGCATGATGGGCAAGCAAAGTGCGGTCGAACTGGTGAAGTCAATACTGAAGGTCAGCCTTGTCGCCGGTGTCGCTTACTTCCTGATGTACAGCAGCCTGGAAGGTTTCTTTCAGCTTAGTATCGAAACTTATCCGGGGAATATCTTCCACGCTCTGACGATTTTGCTGAGATTTGTCCTGCTGATCTGTTGTTCGCTGCTGGTGGTGGTGGCGATCGATGTACCGTTTCAGATCTGGCAGCATAACGAACAGCTGAAGATGACCAAGCAGGAAGTCAAAGACGAGTACAAAGATGTGGAAGGTAAGCCGGAAGTCAAAGGGCGCATCCGGATGCTGCAGCGCGAAATGGCACAGCGGCGGATGATGGCTGAAGTTCCGAAAGCGGATGTCGTGATTACCAACCCGGAACACTTTTCCGTGGCGTTACGCTACGATCCGAAGCTTGACCGGGCACCTGTGGTGGTTGCGAAGGGCACGGATCATATGGCAATGAAAATTCGTGAAATTGCCAACGAATACCAGATTGATATCGTGCCTGCGCCACCGCTGGCACGTTCGTTATATCACAGCACAGAGCTGGAGCAGCAAATCCCGGATGGGTTGTTTGCGGCCGTGGCGCAGGTGCTGGCTTATGTCTTCCAGCTGAAACAGTACCGTCGTGGTCATGGAAAGCGTCCGAAACTTTCCCCTGTGGCGATGGATATTCCGTCTGAGTTACGGCACTAA
- the fliL gene encoding flagellar basal body-associated protein FliL has product MAEEATTTTNSKKRLILLLLALIPVLLGGGAAWYFLSGDSSSADTASADIAKAAGKPEPAYYVILPHPFIFNVMGDTQQRLVQVKVQLMVRGDDNDTLARQHIPLVESTLLQSFGAASVEQLRSPSGRLELRQQALQSVQSALVKVSGNPVVEQVLFTGFVMQ; this is encoded by the coding sequence ATGGCTGAAGAAGCGACAACAACTACAAACAGCAAAAAGCGCCTTATTTTATTATTACTGGCTTTGATTCCCGTGCTTCTGGGCGGTGGGGCTGCATGGTATTTTCTGTCGGGCGATTCGTCGTCAGCCGATACGGCCAGTGCTGATATCGCCAAGGCCGCCGGAAAACCCGAGCCTGCTTATTACGTGATTTTGCCGCACCCCTTCATTTTTAATGTCATGGGGGATACCCAGCAGCGTCTGGTCCAGGTCAAGGTTCAACTGATGGTGCGGGGAGACGACAATGATACCCTGGCCCGCCAGCACATTCCGTTGGTTGAGAGCACGCTGCTTCAATCTTTCGGAGCCGCCAGTGTTGAGCAGCTGCGTTCGCCAAGCGGTCGTCTTGAACTGCGTCAGCAGGCGCTGCAATCTGTACAGTCAGCACTGGTGAAAGTGTCTGGCAATCCTGTCGTCGAGCAGGTTCTGTTTACCGGCTTCGTAATGCAATAG
- the fliP gene encoding flagellar type III secretion system pore protein FliP (The bacterial flagellar biogenesis protein FliP forms a type III secretion system (T3SS)-type pore required for flagellar assembly.), which yields MHRLKLLPWIAGLLCLLMSGLALAQSEESGLGNVAGNSVTVSEMKSDKGAATLMTTKGGGGIPAFSVSVNPDGTEDYSVTLQILALMTALGFLPAIVILMTSFTRIVVVMSILRQALGLQQTPSNQVIIGIALFMTFFVMSPVLDEINTKAVQPYINEEMSAREALNVAQVPLRQFMLKQTRVKDLETFVNMSGSTATDPQEVPMTVLIPAFITSELKTAFQIGFMLFLPFLIIDLVVASVLMAMGMMMLSPMIVSLPFKLMLFVLVDGWNLILSTLAGSFGT from the coding sequence ATGCACCGACTGAAATTACTGCCATGGATCGCGGGACTGCTGTGTCTGCTGATGTCCGGGCTGGCCCTGGCACAAAGTGAAGAGAGCGGCCTCGGTAATGTCGCCGGCAACAGTGTGACTGTCAGTGAAATGAAAAGTGACAAAGGTGCCGCGACTCTGATGACCACCAAGGGTGGCGGCGGGATCCCGGCATTTTCTGTTTCGGTGAACCCCGACGGCACTGAAGACTACTCGGTGACGTTGCAGATTCTGGCGCTGATGACAGCGCTGGGTTTCCTGCCGGCCATTGTCATTCTGATGACCTCATTCACCCGGATTGTGGTGGTGATGTCGATTCTCCGTCAGGCGCTGGGCTTACAGCAGACGCCATCGAACCAGGTGATCATCGGGATTGCCCTGTTCATGACTTTCTTCGTGATGTCGCCGGTGCTGGATGAAATCAACACCAAGGCCGTTCAGCCCTATATCAATGAAGAAATGTCTGCCCGGGAGGCGCTGAACGTCGCACAGGTACCGCTGCGCCAGTTTATGCTCAAGCAAACGCGGGTGAAGGATCTGGAAACCTTCGTCAACATGTCTGGTTCGACGGCAACCGATCCGCAGGAAGTGCCGATGACCGTGCTGATCCCGGCTTTCATTACATCTGAGCTGAAAACCGCTTTCCAGATTGGTTTTATGCTCTTCCTGCCGTTTCTGATTATTGACCTGGTGGTGGCCTCAGTGCTGATGGCAATGGGGATGATGATGCTGTCGCCGATGATTGTCTCCCTGCCGTTTAAGCTTATGCTGTTTGTGCTGGTGGATGGCTGGAATCTGATCCTGTCGACGCTGGCCGGCAGTTTTGGCACCTGA
- the fliI gene encoding flagellar protein export ATPase FliI, with translation MTLTQRLAGYQTQSLACRPVASGRLVRVVGLTLEAIGCRAPVGSVCQVEAIQGNIEAEVVGFSGETLFLMPSEQLTGVMPGAKVTPLMHDGGLPVGPELLGRVIDGMGNPLDGKGRLYTASRASLNAEPINPLARKPIHDPLDVGLKAINGLLTVGKGQRIGLFAGSGVGKSVTLGMMTRGTTAQVVVVGLIGERGREVKEFIDEILGEEGRQRAVVVAAPADASPLMRLKGCQTALTVAEYFRDQGLDVLLLMDSLTRFAQAQREIALSIGEPPATKGYPPSVFAKLPALVERAGNGGEDQGSITAFFTVLTEGDDLQDPIADASRAILDGHIVLSREMADAGHYPAIDVERSVSRVMPAIVSEEQMLMSKAVRQILSICRKNQELVAIGAYKPGTDPAIDQAFTLKPRLDAYLQQGMKESVPYEMCVNMLRSTLGA, from the coding sequence ATGACCCTGACACAACGTCTGGCGGGTTACCAAACACAATCACTGGCCTGCAGGCCTGTCGCCTCCGGGCGGCTGGTCCGAGTGGTCGGTCTGACCCTGGAAGCCATTGGCTGCCGTGCTCCGGTCGGCAGTGTCTGCCAGGTCGAAGCCATTCAGGGCAACATTGAAGCTGAAGTCGTCGGCTTTAGTGGTGAGACCCTTTTTCTGATGCCGAGTGAACAGCTGACGGGCGTGATGCCTGGGGCCAAGGTGACGCCGCTGATGCATGATGGCGGCTTGCCGGTCGGTCCTGAACTGCTGGGCCGGGTGATTGACGGAATGGGCAATCCGCTGGACGGCAAAGGCCGGCTCTATACCGCCTCACGCGCTTCTCTGAATGCTGAGCCGATTAACCCCCTCGCACGTAAACCGATTCATGACCCCCTCGATGTCGGCCTTAAGGCCATTAATGGCCTGCTAACGGTTGGTAAAGGTCAGCGGATTGGTCTGTTTGCCGGTTCCGGCGTCGGTAAGTCCGTGACGCTGGGCATGATGACCCGGGGCACGACAGCACAGGTGGTTGTCGTGGGACTGATCGGTGAGCGTGGGCGCGAAGTGAAAGAATTTATCGATGAGATCCTGGGCGAAGAAGGCCGTCAGCGAGCTGTCGTTGTTGCAGCACCGGCCGATGCCTCCCCACTGATGCGCTTGAAAGGCTGCCAGACCGCACTGACGGTTGCGGAATATTTCCGCGATCAGGGGCTGGACGTGCTGCTGTTAATGGATTCTCTGACCCGCTTTGCACAGGCACAGCGGGAAATTGCATTGTCGATTGGCGAACCGCCAGCGACCAAAGGTTACCCGCCTTCTGTTTTTGCCAAGTTACCGGCATTGGTGGAGCGTGCGGGAAATGGCGGTGAAGATCAGGGTTCTATCACGGCCTTCTTCACCGTTCTGACGGAAGGAGACGACCTTCAGGATCCGATAGCGGATGCCTCAAGGGCCATTCTCGATGGCCACATTGTCTTGTCGCGTGAGATGGCGGACGCCGGTCACTATCCGGCGATCGATGTGGAACGTTCTGTCAGCCGGGTGATGCCCGCCATTGTCAGTGAAGAGCAGATGCTGATGTCGAAAGCTGTCCGTCAGATTTTGTCTATCTGCCGTAAGAATCAGGAACTGGTTGCGATCGGGGCTTATAAACCCGGCACCGATCCGGCCATTGACCAGGCGTTCACGCTGAAACCCAGGTTGGATGCATATCTGCAGCAAGGAATGAAAGAATCGGTTCCTTACGAGATGTGCGTCAATATGCTGCGTTCCACGCTGGGGGCCTGA
- a CDS encoding flagellar hook-length control protein FliK, producing MKPSSSISVDFGSSGTALRPGKTARPDSREEQSPPGFSSSLESAVRPDRKAESGRQKIESSSAKTSNTRKQPVSESQVEGGKRQEKAGGTTGKEKMKSSDESKGSDEHDETASEGNENQIRADAEALLDRLNASSQQLQTAKDGKDLPPEAESLEGEETAAALLADGAALQSAQTGAKATEASEAEMGPEADVLTAGRQGKLAQMLAAQEKTQTDPKTKTSDSAVFAGVQTSAPLETASADSKAQPEWLNEAIARLTASKGGEAGMSDGGSAGNPQSNGNPGLAAGMNAALADAGLQLDAAQTDSQSAATGAVSGQHQSLQTMAAGLQRADTAQAQQPPLPLQRDMAGEQLAERVQMLMSKNLKQVDIRLDPPELGRLQIKLHINNDQASVQFNVGNAQTRELVEHAMPRLRELLQQQGLQLAQSSVHQDSGQQLAGQHTGGQQQGEAGSSRGGQSGQLQSDEDVGNAVAMTVSEQRDGIDYYA from the coding sequence ATGAAACCGTCCAGTAGCATTTCTGTCGATTTTGGTTCGTCCGGAACCGCTCTCCGCCCGGGGAAGACGGCTCGGCCTGACAGCCGTGAAGAGCAGAGCCCGCCGGGTTTTTCATCCAGTCTTGAGTCAGCGGTTCGCCCTGACAGAAAGGCTGAGAGTGGGCGTCAAAAAATTGAATCTTCTTCTGCCAAAACTTCGAATACCCGTAAACAGCCTGTCAGTGAATCTCAGGTTGAGGGCGGCAAGCGGCAGGAAAAAGCAGGTGGGACCACCGGCAAAGAAAAAATGAAGTCCTCAGACGAGTCGAAAGGCTCGGATGAGCACGACGAAACCGCCTCTGAAGGCAATGAGAATCAAATTCGAGCGGATGCGGAAGCGCTCCTCGACAGGCTGAATGCATCCAGTCAGCAATTGCAAACGGCAAAGGATGGCAAAGATTTGCCACCGGAGGCGGAATCCCTTGAAGGGGAAGAGACTGCGGCGGCATTACTGGCTGACGGAGCTGCCTTACAGTCAGCGCAAACCGGTGCGAAGGCCACTGAAGCCAGCGAGGCCGAAATGGGTCCTGAAGCTGATGTGTTGACGGCTGGCCGTCAGGGGAAACTGGCACAGATGCTGGCAGCACAGGAAAAGACGCAGACCGATCCGAAAACGAAAACATCTGACAGTGCCGTTTTTGCCGGTGTTCAGACATCAGCTCCGCTGGAGACTGCCAGTGCCGACAGTAAAGCGCAACCAGAGTGGCTGAATGAAGCCATTGCCCGGCTGACGGCTTCGAAAGGCGGTGAAGCGGGGATGTCTGACGGCGGCAGTGCCGGAAATCCCCAGAGCAACGGGAATCCCGGGTTGGCAGCGGGCATGAATGCCGCACTGGCTGATGCCGGACTCCAGCTGGACGCTGCTCAGACAGATTCGCAATCTGCAGCAACTGGCGCAGTCTCCGGACAGCATCAATCGTTACAGACCATGGCTGCCGGCCTGCAGCGCGCAGATACGGCACAGGCTCAGCAACCGCCATTGCCTCTGCAGCGTGACATGGCCGGGGAGCAACTGGCTGAACGTGTTCAGATGCTGATGAGCAAGAATCTCAAGCAGGTGGATATCCGCCTGGACCCGCCTGAACTGGGCCGTTTGCAGATTAAACTGCACATTAACAATGATCAGGCGTCGGTTCAGTTCAATGTCGGGAATGCGCAGACCCGGGAACTGGTCGAGCATGCGATGCCGAGGCTGCGCGAATTGCTGCAGCAGCAGGGGCTTCAACTGGCACAGAGCAGTGTTCATCAGGACAGCGGTCAGCAACTGGCAGGCCAGCATACCGGCGGTCAGCAGCAGGGTGAGGCCGGTTCTTCACGCGGCGGGCAAAGTGGTCAGCTTCAGTCCGATGAAGACGTCGGCAATGCGGTTGCCATGACGGTCAGTGAACAACGCGACGGGATTGATTACTATGCCTGA
- the fliM gene encoding flagellar motor switch protein FliM — MTDLLTQDEIDALLHGVDDVDDDQPKQQDGPGVISFDFSSQDRIVRGRMPTLELINERFARHMRISLFNMLRKTAEVSINGVQMLKFGEYQNTLYVPTSLNMVRFRPLKGTALITMEARLVFILVENFFGGDGRFHAKIEGREFTPTERRIVQMLLKLVFEDYREAWSPVMGVEFEYLDSEVNPTMANIVSPTEVIVVSSFHIEIDGGGGDFHVVMPYSMVEPIRELLDAGVQSDKMDTDVRWSKALRDEVMDVEINLRAKLLDIDLTLRDLMELRSGDVIPVEMPESATLFVEDLPTYRGKMGKSGDHVAMKITEKLKRPDTVKTDLAFLDGDELSPTFSVTDPIDD, encoded by the coding sequence GTGACTGATTTACTTACCCAAGACGAAATTGATGCGCTGCTGCACGGCGTCGATGATGTAGACGATGATCAACCCAAACAACAGGATGGTCCTGGGGTTATCTCATTCGACTTTTCATCTCAGGACCGCATTGTCCGCGGCCGGATGCCAACGCTTGAGCTGATCAACGAGCGCTTTGCCCGTCATATGCGGATCAGCCTGTTCAACATGTTGCGCAAGACCGCAGAAGTTTCAATTAATGGCGTACAGATGCTGAAGTTCGGTGAATACCAGAACACGCTGTACGTACCGACCAGCCTGAACATGGTGCGTTTTCGTCCGCTGAAAGGCACCGCATTGATTACCATGGAAGCCCGGCTGGTGTTTATTCTGGTGGAAAACTTCTTCGGTGGTGATGGCCGGTTCCATGCCAAGATTGAAGGCCGTGAGTTCACGCCGACCGAGCGCCGTATCGTTCAGATGCTGCTCAAGCTGGTTTTTGAAGACTATCGTGAGGCCTGGTCACCGGTCATGGGAGTGGAGTTTGAATATCTCGACTCCGAAGTGAACCCGACGATGGCAAACATTGTCAGCCCGACCGAAGTGATTGTGGTCAGTTCCTTCCACATTGAAATTGATGGCGGCGGCGGTGATTTCCACGTCGTAATGCCGTATTCCATGGTGGAGCCTATCCGCGAACTGCTCGATGCCGGTGTCCAGAGTGACAAGATGGATACCGACGTTCGCTGGAGCAAAGCACTGCGCGATGAGGTGATGGACGTCGAGATCAATCTGCGTGCAAAACTGCTGGATATTGACCTGACTCTGCGTGATCTGATGGAGCTGCGCAGCGGCGATGTGATCCCGGTGGAAATGCCTGAATCGGCCACGCTCTTTGTGGAGGATCTGCCGACTTACCGCGGTAAAATGGGCAAATCCGGCGATCATGTCGCAATGAAGATAACAGAAAAACTAAAGCGGCCCGATACGGTGAAGACAGACTTGGCATTCCTGGATGGGGATGAACTGAGCCCGACATTCTCCGTCACAGACCCGATTGACGATTAA
- the fliJ gene encoding flagellar export protein FliJ: protein MSERALVLILEQAKEKEHNAFLALEQAKRDLDSFYLQREQIEKYRFDYCRQLTERGQNGLTASQFSHLHKFLGQLDETLAQQAAAGREFERQVEQCAEIWQETRKDKKSVEWLLEKKEAERELRLARQEQKLMDEFATLQSARRAR, encoded by the coding sequence ATGTCTGAACGGGCGCTGGTACTTATTCTTGAACAGGCGAAAGAAAAAGAACACAACGCTTTTCTGGCGCTGGAACAGGCGAAACGCGACCTGGACAGTTTTTATCTGCAGCGGGAACAGATTGAAAAATATCGTTTTGACTATTGCCGGCAGCTGACGGAGCGGGGGCAGAACGGTCTGACCGCCAGCCAGTTCAGTCATCTGCATAAGTTTCTGGGGCAGCTGGATGAAACGCTGGCCCAGCAAGCCGCGGCGGGCAGAGAATTTGAACGCCAGGTTGAGCAGTGTGCAGAGATCTGGCAGGAAACCCGGAAAGATAAAAAGTCCGTGGAATGGCTGCTGGAGAAAAAAGAAGCGGAACGTGAACTGCGCCTGGCACGTCAGGAGCAGAAACTGATGGATGAGTTTGCGACCTTGCAGTCTGCCCGACGAGCCCGCTGA
- the fliN gene encoding flagellar motor switch protein FliN, which produces MSEKDQHVADDWASALAEQTSDGTIETAPLEELKDESTPISDDERRRLDTIMDIPVTISMEVGRTKISIRNLLQLNQGSVVELDRVAGESLDVLVNGTLIAHGEVVVVNDKFGIRLTDVISQTERIKKLR; this is translated from the coding sequence ATGTCAGAAAAAGATCAACATGTTGCTGACGACTGGGCCTCTGCCCTCGCGGAACAGACCAGCGACGGCACGATTGAAACAGCACCGCTGGAAGAACTGAAAGACGAGAGTACGCCGATTTCAGATGATGAGCGTCGTCGTCTGGATACCATCATGGACATTCCGGTCACCATTTCGATGGAAGTGGGCCGGACGAAGATCAGTATCCGTAACCTGCTGCAGCTTAACCAGGGTTCGGTGGTTGAGCTGGACCGTGTGGCTGGTGAATCACTGGATGTACTGGTGAACGGCACGCTGATCGCGCATGGTGAAGTGGTCGTGGTCAACGACAAGTTCGGTATTCGTCTGACCGATGTGATCAGCCAGACTGAACGTATTAAGAAGCTGCGGTAA
- the fliQ gene encoding flagellar biosynthesis protein FliQ, with the protein MTPESFVEIFQEALYMVLLMVALIVVPGLLIGLIVAIFQAATSINEQTLSFLPRLVVTLVALMLFGHMMTRMLMDYFYRIIEQIPQILY; encoded by the coding sequence ATGACGCCGGAATCCTTTGTTGAAATCTTTCAGGAAGCCCTCTATATGGTCTTGCTGATGGTTGCGCTGATCGTCGTACCTGGCTTGCTGATTGGTCTGATCGTTGCCATTTTTCAGGCGGCGACGTCGATTAACGAACAGACGCTGAGTTTCTTACCGCGTCTGGTCGTGACGCTGGTCGCGCTGATGCTCTTTGGTCATATGATGACCCGGATGCTGATGGATTATTTCTATCGCATCATTGAGCAGATCCCGCAGATTCTTTACTGA